In Hermetia illucens chromosome 1, iHerIll2.2.curated.20191125, whole genome shotgun sequence, one genomic interval encodes:
- the LOC119656127 gene encoding 60S ribosomal protein L34-like yields MVQRLTLRRRLSYNTKSNRRRIVRTPGGRLVYQYVKKTPTVPKCGQCKEKLKGIRPTRPCERSRLSKRQKTVRRTYGGVLCHRCVRERIIRAFLIEEQKIVKALKNQHVQQKLAQKAAQKSATKAKK; encoded by the exons ATggtgcagcgattgacacttcGTAGACGTTTGTCATACAACACAAAGTCAAACAGGAGGCGAAT TGTTCGCACTCCAGGCGGTCGTCTCGTCTACCAATACGTGAAGAAAACCCCCACAGTCCCGAAATGTGGTCAGTGtaaggagaagttaaagggcatCCGCCCAACACGTCCCTGCGAGCGTTCCCGCCTGTCCAAGCGCCAGAAGACCGTCCGCCGCACATACGGAGGAGTCTTGTGTCACCGATGCGTTCGCGAACGCATCATCCGAGCTTTCCTCATCGAAGAACAGAAGATCGTGAAGGCCCTCAAGAACCAACACGTTCAGCAAAAATTAGCACAGAAGGCGGCCCAAAAGTCCGCGACTAAGGCTAAGAAATAG